A DNA window from Iodobacter ciconiae contains the following coding sequences:
- a CDS encoding ComF family protein has protein sequence MPYLTQALCPQCALPAHDGGLCAACLNHPPAFDFSLAAFAYTAPITQLIIAAKFSENWSLLPTLGQLLLKRVSSAARPDFIVPLPLHPERLKERGYNQAFELAKPIARQLQLTLRPELLKRHINTEHQARLSQAERHKNMQQAFSTKSNIEGKHIVLIDDVMTSGSSLHAAASCLKEAGAARVDNWVLARAL, from the coding sequence GCGGCCTGTGCGCAGCCTGCCTAAATCATCCGCCCGCCTTTGATTTCAGTCTTGCAGCTTTTGCCTACACAGCCCCGATTACCCAGCTGATTATTGCAGCCAAATTCTCGGAAAACTGGTCACTTCTTCCCACGCTGGGGCAGTTACTGTTAAAAAGAGTATCAAGCGCAGCCCGACCGGATTTTATTGTGCCACTTCCGCTGCACCCCGAACGACTAAAAGAGCGTGGTTACAACCAAGCCTTTGAGCTGGCAAAACCAATAGCAAGGCAGCTACAACTTACACTCAGGCCAGAGCTGCTAAAGCGGCACATCAATACCGAACACCAGGCACGCCTGTCTCAGGCAGAGCGTCATAAGAATATGCAACAAGCCTTTAGTACAAAATCAAACATCGAAGGAAAACATATTGTCCTGATTGATGATGTAATGACATCCGGCTCCAGCCTGCATGCTGCAGCAAGCTGCTTAAAAGAAGCAGGTGCCGCCAGAGTAGATAACTGGGTATTAGCCAGGGCCTTGTAA